From Cercospora beticola chromosome 6, complete sequence, a single genomic window includes:
- a CDS encoding uncharacterized protein (CAZy:GH76): MILTSILAALAASLGATNALEINVDDPVSVRDTSRSIAYGLQSYYQNNQSGTAPTAIGTLPAPLYWWQAGALWGGMVDYWAYTNDTSYVNVTTQALLAQVGPDWDYMPPAYYTSLGNDDQAFWALAVLSAEEHGFPFPPGQRVSSWIDLAVAVWNTQVARWNTEKCGGGLKWQIFESNKGFNYRNSISNGAFLQISARLARFTGNQTYADWAEKTWGWMDSIGLISSTYQVFDGSDDLINCTELDHTQWSYNPAMLLYGTAMMANFTNEQVWKDRTEGLLTSIENTFFLPTDDIDNSTDVMYEAACEPYGTCNNDQFSFKAYLSRWLAKSAVVYPSITDSIAKRLRASAIAAAQACSGAPGTSTCGQKWYTGGFDGSAGVGQSMSALETVQSLLLLNETWGLTIANRVPLTGPNVTIEVVPVTSTFPLDPPSETTNAGVTSNGDEGQGGLPARSEGTRAKVHVPFWPKRFASRHLGRRSHRKGF, from the exons ATGATACTCACATCGATCCTGGCAGCTCTAGCTGCTTCGCTTGGGGCTACGAATGCGCTTGAGATCAATGTCGACGACCCGGTCTCTGTTCGCGACACTTCGCGCTCCATCGCATACGGCCTTCAGTCATACTACCAGAACAACCAAAGCGGCACGGCACCAACTGCAATAGGAACACTTCCTGCACCACTCTACTGGTGGCAAGCCGGTGCTTTGTGGGGAGGCATGGTCGACTACTGGGCGTACACGAATGACACAAGCTACGTCAATGTCACCACCCAAGCACTACTCGCGCAAGTTGGCCCAGACTGGGACTACATGCCTCCAGCCTACTACACTTCTCTCGGCAACGATGATCAGGCGTTTTGG GCCCTTGCGGTTCTCTCAGCTGAAGAACATGGCTTTCCCTTCCCTCCTGGACAACGAGTGTCGAGCTGGATCGATCTCGCGGTCGCTGTCTGGAACACCCAAGTCGCTCGCTGGAACACTGAAAAGTGCGGAGGAGGTCTAAAATGGCAGATCTTCGAATCCAACAAGGGCTTCAACTACCGCAACTCGATCAGCAATGGTGCCTTCCTTCAGATCTCCGCTCGCCTTGCTCGGTTCACCGGTAATCAGACATATGCAGATTGGGCAGAGAAGACCTGGGGCTGGATGGACAGCATCGGCCTCATTTCATCCACATACCAAGTCTTCGACGGCTCTGACGACCTCATCAACTGCACCGAACTCGACCACACGCAATGGTCCTACAACCCAGCCATGCTTCTCTACGGCACTGCCATGATGGCTAACTTCACCAATGAGCAAGTGTGGAAAGACCGAACCGAAGGACTCCTGACCTCGATCGAAAACACTTTCTTCCTCCCAACCGACGACATCGACAACTCAACCGACGTCATGTACGAAGCAGCCTGTGAGCCCTACGGAACCTGCAATAACGATCAGTTCTCCTTCAAAGCTTATCTCTCGCGCTGGCTCGCCAAATCCGCCGTCGTCTATCCCAGCATCACAGATAGTATCGCCAAGCGCTTGCGAGCTTCCGCCATCGCCGCAGCTCAAGCCTGCTCTGGTGCACCTGGGACTTCGACTTGCGGTCAGAAGTGGTACACAGGAGGTTTCGATGGCTCTGCAGGTGTCGGCCAGTCTATGTCTGCACTCGAAACTGTccaatctcttcttctcttgaaCGAAACCTGGGGTTTGACGATCGCGAATCGTGTACCGTTGACGGGACCGAACGTGACGATTGAAGTTGTGCCTGTGACGAGTACTTTCCCATTGGATCCTCCTTCAGAGACGACGAATGCTGGTGTTACCAGCAATGGCGACGAAGGTCAAGGCGGTCTGCCAGCGAGATCTGAGGGGACGAGAGCGAAGGTACATGTTCCGTTTTGGCCCAAGCGCTTTGCTTCACGACACCTTGGAAGGCGGAGTCACCGGAAGGGCTTTTGA
- a CDS encoding uncharacterized protein (CAZy:GH43): MFPLLLLAGVASASPTPLFKREVFQNDVLPDVDFPDPSLFYNYLNSQMYVYATAAGGKCIPYTSTRTFPSRDFAPVQEAFPSENAPGWSQPCSSWAPDVNIAPNNGKSHWMYYAPELKNQTGIHCISLATSTQPGGPYIDTSSEPMICPAADGGAIDPAFYRDSSPADGSCYVLYKIDTPNNNKGHTMCDDDTNHMRTPIMLQQVDCDSGQPTNGGPTEIYNNNGDVDRWNIEAPSLYRGSDGTYFLFYSSGCYSNESYTWNYVTSQFLKGPYGNPQSVVRSGEKGNSGPGGADIVLGGAFPGAVAWHSLRGGDIKNGRQLNVGTMQYNGASAQVV, encoded by the exons ATGTTCccacttctgctcctcgccGGCGTGGCTTCCGCCTCACCAACTCCGCTGTTCAAGAGGGAAGTCTTTCAGAACGATGTACTCCCAGATGTCGACTTCCCAGATCCATCTCTTTTCTACAACTATCTCAATTCTCAAATGTACGTCTACGCGACCGCCGCGGGAGGCAAGTGTATCCCATACACTTCGACCAGAACTTTTCCTTCCCGCGATTTTGCGCCTGTGCAGGAGGCCTTTCCGAGTGAAAATGCCCCTGGTTGGTCGCAGCCTTGCTCGTCTTGGGCTCCGGATGTCAATATTGCG CCCAACAACGGAAAGTCGCATTGGATGTACTACGCTCCCGAGCTCAAGAACCAAACTGGCATTCACTGTATCAGTCTCGCAACATCCACACAACCCGGTGGTCCGTACATCGACACCTCGAGCGAGCCCATGATCTGTCCTGCGGCGGATGGCGGCGCTATCGATCCAGCTTTCTACAGAGACTCCTCCCCGGCCGATGGATCGTGCTACGTTCTATACAAGATCGATACGccgaacaacaacaaagGCCACACAATGTGCGACGACGACACTAATCACATGAGAACACCCATCATGCTCCAGCAGGTGGACTGTGATTCGGGACAGCCCACTAATGGCGGCCCGACGGAGATTTACAACAACAACGGCGATGTTGACCGATGGAATATCGAAGCACCATCACTCTACCGTGGAAGTGACGGGACGTATTTTCTCTTTTACAGTTCTGGTTGTTATAGCAATGAGTCGTATACGTGGAACTATGTTACCTCGCAGTTCTTGAAGGGGCCGTACGGTAACCCACAATCGGTTGTTCGGTCGGGAGAGAAGGGTAATTCTGGTCCAGGAGGCGCAGATATTGTACTTGGAGGTGCTTTTCCGGGAGCTGTTGCGTGGCATTCGTTGCGAGGAGGTGATATCAAGAATGGCCGTCAGTTGAATGTGGGAACTATGCAGTACAACGGTGCCAGTGCTCAGGTTGTGTAG
- a CDS encoding uncharacterized protein (BUSCO:EOG09261UPM), producing the protein MPPRVSRSSVPTNGPKQGKTAKNKSKKRSLDAYARAEKLVPQERLGIAKHRLGEIEDDGPRHKRQRRDSNEESDENEDEEPQRKRPSQRRTKGDDVDAEFGSDSSGNEWTMGGLAEDDEDSDLDSDEAFGESDEEKFEGFTFRGSRNLKGKKSKGGRTPKRKNLDLDEQEQEDEDSGDSQDEEGLGFGDEAVDLAAMLDDPASDDDAQQEGSGSDEEDEEGYDSESESEEDSDDDVNDEEKAARMRDRLEALDPKSSKEKSGASTPGADIDMNDLFADFAEDVAPTTGTSKKAKKRAQQAPISAPLPKRQQVRIDREIATAKAKETLDRWKNTVIQNRRAEHLSFPLQHPDDTGVTVGKEKFTPATQGAPANELEESIQRIMEESGLATQRDAEGGAEEEEDEETALLKAEGMAEKHMDVEEVMRRRAELRKQRALLFREEIKAKRIAKIKSKSYRRVHRKERERAKEQEQLALGGLDYDAMDEDAKEKHDRQRAEARMSTRHKDSKWAKSLKQTNRTAWDDSARDGAVEQARRNEELKRRMAGKDISDDEGSLSPDSDGDEEVTAEQLDALQKEAGSKKGLAGLKFMQKSEEKRRKANDEAVERIRRDLAIADGDEAESEDEDEGLGRAIFGPSSKEQKRQDKQKQEFEAPEDSDEEAEEREAAEAGIVVDRPQSKGTSTSNGASKKNTPASGPLAKGVSKSSEQAESKKEYGGWLSTGGSKSKKSNAAVEADIITPSAIAAAPQEPAKSNAGQSKPKETDSAAGNTNGWTTVSYKNDAANDDEDASDAEPTNAILNPKEKHQLSLQERAFAGDDVVAAFEAEKADIIASEDEKETSNYLPGWGSWTGTGLSKSLKKANKKQQHNPLYKTKVAGVRANERSDRNLDKVIISEKQDRKGKKYLAPTLPHEFETREQYERSRRLPVGPEWTTKEVHQKMVRPRVVVKKGVNLEAIGRPVA; encoded by the coding sequence ATGCCTCCGCGCGTGTCCAGATCGAGTGTGCCTACCAATGGGCCGAAGCAAGGAAAGACGGCAAAGAACAAGTCCAAGAAGCGCAGCTTGGATGCATACGCCAGAGCAGAGAAACTCGTTCCGCAGGAACGGTTAGGAATCGCAAAGCACCGTCTGGGAGAAATCGAGGACGATGGCCCACGGCACAAACGGCAACGAAGAGACAGCAACGAAGAGAGTGACGAgaatgaagacgaagagccGCAGCGAAAGCGGCCAAGCCAGCGACGAACGAAGGGCGATGATGTCGACGCCGAGTTTGGTTCCGACAGTTCGGGCAACGAGTGGACCATGGGCGGGTTggctgaagacgacgaggacagcGACCTGGACTCGGACGAAGCATTTGGGGAAAGCGACGAAGAAAAGTTCGAAGGTTTCACATTCAGAGGGAGCAGGAATCTGAAAGGCAAGAAAAGCAAAGGCGGCAGGACACCAAAAAGGAAAAACCTTGACCTCGATGAGCAAGAgcaggaagacgaggatagTGGAGACAGTCAGGACGAGGAAGGTTTGGGCTTTGGCGATGAGGCTGTCGATCTGGCTGCAATGTTGGACGATCCTGCgtctgatgatgatgcaCAGCAAGAAGGAAGTGGtagtgatgaggaggatgaggaaggaTATGATTCGGAGTCTGAGTCGGAAGAGGATTCGGATGACGATGTAaacgacgaggagaaggcagCACGAATGCGAGACCGTTTGGAAGCGCTCGACCCTAAATCGTCAAAGGAAAAGTCAGGAGCATCGACACCTGGAGCGGATATCGATATGAACGATTTATTTGCCGACTTCGCTGAGGATGTGGCACCCACGACGGGCACGtcaaagaaggccaagaagagAGCACAGCAAGCGCCTAtctctgctcctcttccaaaGCGACAACAGGTCCGGATCGATCGGGAGATAGCAACAGCGAAAGCGAAGGAGACCCTCGATCGATGGAAGAACACAGTGATTCAGAACCGAAGGGCAGAGCATCTATCATTTCCGCTGCAGCATCCTGATGACACTGGTGTCACCGTTGGTAAGGAGAAGTTCACACCCGCGACTCAAGGTGCGCCCGCGAACGAGCTCGAAGAGAGCATTCAGCGCATTATGGAGGAATCGGGGCTTGCCACACAGCGAGATGCTGAAGGAGgagcggaagaggaggaagacgaggaaacTGCTCTGTTGAAAGCCGAGGGAATGGCTGAGAAGCACATGGATGTGGAAGAGGTCATGAGACGTCGAGCGGAACTCCGGAAGCAGAGAGCATTGCTCTTTCGCGAAGAGATCAAGGCGAAGAGAATTGCCAAgatcaagagcaagagctaCCGAAGAGTGCACCGTAAGGAGCGTGAGAGAGCAaaggagcaagagcagctgGCTCTAGGCGGTCTGGACTACGATGCTATGGACGAGGACGCCAAAGAGAAGCACGACCGCCAAAGAGCTGAAGCTAGAATGTCCACAAGGCACAAAGACTCGAAATGGGCGAAGTCTTTGAAACAGACAAATCGCACAGCGTGGGATGATAGTGCTCGTGATGGAGCAGTTGAACAAGCTCGGCGGAACGAGGAGCTGAAAAGGCGAATGGCCGGAAAGGACATTTCTGACGACGAAGGGAGCTTGTCGCCTGATAGCGATGGTGACGAGGAGGTCACAGCCGAGCAGCTTGATGCATTGCAGAAAGAAGCTGGCAGCAAAAAGGGCTTGGCAGGCCTCAAGTTCATGCAAAAGTCTGAAGAGAAGCGCAGAAAAGCCAACGATGAGGCTGTTGAGCGTATACGAAGAGACCTGGCCATTGCGGACGGGGACGAAGCTGagagcgaagacgaggacgaaggacTAGGACGAGCCATCTTTGGACCTTCTTCTAAGGAGCAGAAGCGTCAGGAtaagcagaagcaggagtTCGAGGCGCCTGAAGATTCTGATGAGGAGgccgaagagcgcgaggctgCTGAAGCTGGCATTGTTGTCGACAGACCGCAGTCGAAGGGTACTTCAACATCGAACGGAGCTTCCAAGAAGAATACACCAGCGAGCGGTCCACTTGCCAAGGGCGTATCGAAATCATCTGAGCAAGCAGAATCCAAGAAAGAGTACGGAGGCTGGCTTTCCACTGGTGGGAGCAAATCGAAGAAATCCAATGCAGCTGTCGAAGCCGATATCATCACTCCCTCAGCCATCGCCGCAGCGCCCCAGGAGCCCGCCAAATCTAATGCTGGACAATCAAAGCCAAAGGAAACCGACTCTGCCGCAGGCAACACGAATGGTTGGACCACCGTCTCATATAAGAATGATGCTGccaacgacgatgaagacgcctCCGACGCCGAACCCACCAACGCCATCCTCAATCCCAAAGAAAAGCACCAACTCTCCCTCCAAGAACGCGCCTTCGCAGGCGACGACGTCGTAGCAGCATTCGAAGCCGAGAAAGCCGACATAATCGCCTCCGAAGACGAAAAAGAAACCTCAAACTACCTCCCCGGCTGGGGCTCCTGGACCGGCACAGGTCTCAGCAAATCACTCAAAAAAGCCAACAAAAAGCAACAACATAATCCACTCTATAAAACGAAAGTCGCGGGTGTGAGAGCGAATGAAAGGAGTGATAGGAATTTGGATAAGGTTATTATTAGTGAGAAGCAGGATCGGAAggggaagaagtatcttgcTCCGACGCTGCCGCATGAGTTTGAGACGAGGGAGCAGTATGAGAGGAGTAGGAGGTTGCCTGTGGGGCCGGAGTGGACTACGAAGGAGGTGCATCAGAAGATGGTTAGGCCGAGGGTTGTGGTTAAGAAGGGGGTTAATTTGGAGGCGATTGGGAGGCCGGTTGCGTAG